One genomic window of Bactrocera dorsalis isolate Fly_Bdor chromosome 4, ASM2337382v1, whole genome shotgun sequence includes the following:
- the LOC105222511 gene encoding uncharacterized protein LOC105222511 isoform X1 translates to MSVKIFLPAFLFHTKKDCDIYGEIQINENNAISYYIIAHQDYQSSSQSNLRHLGHIVRAGPTSALQHRDVAVTFAYDGDTPNIYLLKLSIKPSNTTQVNVFLYDVPKMLQLYEYSVSYETNKSDTIAAERNGEEETDQCNDVVLLCRLLNENHKQNKVHKVTIFSILQKLLFLLPNLITYLLIILLEYKPVKTLMQKTSIYGHFLEWRRLDATGKRKLNITVDKILGVSVMIFLLFYVSQSGDYLLATSHWVIQKLRLLLRSLKGSPIGLKLNEHLNNFLLDCFNYHIDLWAKFLDLIEPIVRQLFVPIAMLGFIGISFQLASLPMLMSIIGLHAHCFYIYTAVLYKVEIRGIQVLWKVMLGKRYNVLKNRVESHNYVNRQLYLATIFFTSLLFLFPTVLVYYVVFTTLRLCIYMVNLVVEVLRRKILEFPLLSLLKWTIGKFCDMESIHIAHMPHSPSPLLQPQNMQISMSVFKLSIQKSPLSRVFSCESGILQEFKSDEKMSIKNAFTRMLKGTF, encoded by the exons ATGAGCGTAAAAATTTTCCTGCCCGCTTTTCTATTTCACACGAAAAAAGACTGTGATATATATGGAGAAATACAAATCAATGAAAACAATGCAATTTCCTATTATATTATTGCGCATCAAGATTATCAGAGTTCGAGTCAAAGCAATTTACGCCACTTGGGACACATAGTTCGTGCCGGACCAACATCAGCCTTACAACATCGAGATGTTGCGGTGACCTTTGCCTACGACGGTGACACGCCAAACATTTATTTGCTTAAGTTGAGCATAAAACCGTCTAATACTACACAAGTGAATGTCTTCCTTTATGATGTGCCAAAAATGTTGCAGTTGTACGAATATAGCGTCAGTTATGAGACGAATAAAAGTGACACAATAGCTGCCGAGAGAAATGGCGAGGAAGAGACTGACCAATGCAACGATGTTGTATTGTTGTGCCGTCTGTTAAATGAAAATCACAAGCAAAATAAAGTGCATAAAGTCACGATATTTAGTATTCTACAAAAGTTACTATTTTTACTGCCTaatttaataacatatttattaattatattgcTGGAGTATAAGCCAGTTAAAACACTTATGCAAAAGACATCAATTTACGGACACTTTTTGGAGTGGCGTAGATTGGACGCAACTGG AAAACGGAAACTGAACATAACAGTGGATAAAATTCTCGGTGTAAGTGTAATGATTTTCTTACTCTTTTACGTTTCCCAATCCGGCGATTACTTGCTAGCAACATCACAC TGGGTTATACAGAAACTGCGCTTGTTGCTGCGTTCACTTAAAGGCAGCCCTATTGGCCTGAAGCTGAATGAACATCTTAACAATTTTCTGCTCGATTGTTTTAATTATCACATCGATTTGTGGGCGAAGTTTTTAG ATCTGATCGAGCCCATCGTGCGTCAACTTTTCGTGCCAATTGCCATGCTTGGTTTCATAGGAATATCCTTTCAATTAGCATCTTTGCCAATGTTGATGTCCATAATCGGTTTGCATGCGCATTGCTTCTATATTTACACAGCAGT ATTGTACAAGGTGGAGATTAGAGGTATTCAAGTACTTTGGAAGGTGATGCTGGGCAAACGTTACAATGTGcttaaaa ATCGCGTGGAGTCACATAATTATGTTAACCGACAGTTGTATCTAGCGACTATATTCTTTACTTCGCTGCTCTTTTTGTTTCCAACGGTGTTGGTTTATTACGTGGTTTTCACAACG TTGCGACTTTGTATCTACATGGTGAATTTGGTTGTCGAAGTATTGCGGcgtaaaattttagaatttcctCTGTTAAGTCTGCTAAAATGGACAATTGGTAAATTTTGCgatatgg aaagtatACACATCGCTCATATGCCGCATTCGCCGTCACCATTGTTGCAACCACAGAATATGCAAATTAGTATGTCCGTTTTCAAATTGAGCATACAAAAATCGCCATTAAGTCGAGTATTTTCATGTGAAAGTGGAATCCTGCAAGAATTTAAATCGGATGAGAAGATGtcaattaaaaatgcatttacgcGCATGCTTAAAGGAACATTTTAA
- the LOC105222513 gene encoding vesicle transport protein GOT1B: MIEVTDLQKIGIGLAGFGVSFLFLGVLFLFDKGLLAIGNLLFLSGLACVIGVQRTFRFFFQRHKVKGTTAFFGGIFVVLLGFPMIGMVIELYGFFVLFSGFFPVAINFLGRVPVLGSVLNAPFIQKLVQKLGGDGNRTTDSTFT, encoded by the exons ATGATTGAAGTAACCGATTTACAAA AAATCGGCATTGGCCTGGCTGGTTTTGGTGTCTCCTTTCTATTTTTGGGTGTGCTATTTCTTTTTGATAAAGGATTATTAGCAATCGGCAAT TTACTTTTCCTAAGCGGTCTTGCCTGCGTAATTGGTGTCCAGCGTACATTCCGGTTTTTCTTTCAAAGGCATAAAGTTAAAGGAACCACAGCCTTTTTTGGCGGAATTTTTGTAGTACTACTTGGTTTTCCTATGATTGGTATGGTTATTGAACTGTATGGATTCTTTGTATTATTCag cGGGTTCTTCCCAGTGGCAATCAATTTCTTGGGACGAGTGCCTGTGTTAGGTTCTGTTCTGAATGCTCCATTTATCCAAAAg CTTGTACAAAAACTTGGTGGTGATGGAAATCGAACGACG GATTCCACTTTCACATGA
- the LOC105222511 gene encoding cytochrome b-c1 complex subunit 7 isoform X2 gives MSGYIARKGPLVFSNLGKWAYNLSGFNQYGLHRDDCLYENEDVKEAVRRLPRKLYDERNYRIMRALQLSMTKTLLPKEQWTKYEEDVKYLEPYLKEVIKEREEREEWNKDH, from the exons ATGTCGGGATATATTGCCAGGAAAGGTCCCTTAGTCTTTT CAAACTTGGGCAAATGGGCCTATAACTTGTCTGGATTCAATCAATATG GCCTGCACCGTGATGATTGCCTGTATGAGAATGAAGACGTGAAAGAAGCTGTACGTCGTCTACCCCGTAAATTGTACGATGAACGCAACTACCGCATCATGCGTGCTCTGCAATTGTCCATGACGAAAACACTTTTACCAAAAGAACAGTGGACTAAATATGAAGAGGATGTCAAATACTTGGAACCTTATTTGAAGGAAGTTATTAAGGAGCGTGAAGAACGCGAAGAGTGGAATAAGGACCACTAA
- the LOC105222510 gene encoding RNA-binding protein cabeza isoform X1 yields the protein MDRGGYGGASGGGGYNNFSVPPPNFQQQMQPKSGGYNDQSSYNKGGYDSGSRSGGGGGGGGWQDRGSGGGGGYGNGGGSKDGYNKGGYGGGGGGGAGEMVTQEDTIFVSGMDPATDEMAIETHFGAIGIIKKDKRTMKPKIWLYKHKDTGVSKGEATVTYDDTNAAQSAIAWFDGRDFNGCTIKVSLAQRQNNWKGRGGGSGGGGGFGGRGGPGGGGGRGGGGRFDRGGGGGPGGDYDSGRGGGGDRGGRGRMGGGGGGGGGGGNVPQREGDWKCSSCNNTNFAWRNECNRCKEPKSDGDNEGGSGGGGGGYGGGGYGGGSGGGGYGGDRGSGGGGYGNNDRGGGGGGYGNRDRGNGGGGGGGGGFNRFGGGGGGGRGGGGGGGRGMGGGGRRDGGGGPVRNDGGNRPRPY from the exons atgGATA GAGGAGGTTATGGCGGTGCTAGTGGCGGAGGAGGTTACAATAATTTTTCTGTACCACCACCGAATTTCCAGCAGCAAATGCAACCAAAAAGTGGCGGCTACAACGATCAATCTTCGTACAACAAAggag GTTATGATTCAGGTAGTCGCAGCGgaggtggtggtggcggcggcggttGGCAAGACCGTGGAAGCGGCGGAGGCGGCGGTTATGG AAATGGAGGCGGCAGCAAGGACGGCTACAATAAAG GCGGATATGGTGGAGGCGGCGGCGGTGGTGCTGGCGAAATGGTTACTCAAGAAGACACCATCTTTGTCTCCGGCATGGATCCTGCGACCGATGAAATGGCAATTGAAACGCATTTCGGCGCTATAGGCATAATTAAG AAAGATAAACGTACTATGAAGCCTAAAATTTGGTTATACAAACACAAAGATACCGGCGTGTCAAAAGGTGAAGCTACCGTAACCTATGATGATACAAATGCCGCACAATCAGCCATCGCATGGTTTGATGGCCGAGATTTCAATGGCTGTACGATTAAAGTTTCGTTAGCGCAACGTCAAAATAACTGGAAAGGTCGCGGAGGCGGTAGTGGTGGCGGCGGTGGTTTCGGTGGCCGTGGCGGTCCCGGTGGTGGCGGTGGACGTGGTGGAGGCGGTAGATTTGATCGCGGCGGTGGTGGCGGACCGGGTGGTGATTATGATTCCGGTCGCGGAGGTGGTGGAGATCGTGGTGGCCGTGGTAGAATGGGAGGTGGCGGCGGAGGCGGAGGTGGTGGTGGTAACGTGCCACAACGCGAAGGTGACTGGAAATGTAGCAGTTGTAATAATACCAACTTTGCTTGGCGCAACGAGTGCAATAG GTGTAAAGAACCTAAAAGTGATGGTGATAATGAAGGCggtagtggtggtggtggcggcggctATGGCGGAGGTGGCTATGGCGGCGGCAGCGGTGGTGGTGGTTACGGCGGTGACCGCGGTAGTGGTGGTGGCGGTTATGGCAACAACGATCGcggtggcggcggtggtggtTATGGCAACCGAGATCGCGGTAATGGCGGaggtggcggcggcggtggtggttTCAACCGCTTCggaggtggtggtggtggcggccgaggaggcggcggcggcggtggccgCGGAATGGGTGGTGGTGGTCGCCGCGATGGAGGCGGTGGTCCGGTTAGAAATGACGGAGGCAATCGGCCCAGACCTTATTAA
- the LOC105222510 gene encoding RNA-binding protein cabeza isoform X2 — protein sequence MAVLVAEEVTIIFLYHHRISSSKCNQKVAATTINLRTTKEVMIQVVAAEVVVAAAVGKTVEAAEAAVMGGYGGGGGGGAGEMVTQEDTIFVSGMDPATDEMAIETHFGAIGIIKKDKRTMKPKIWLYKHKDTGVSKGEATVTYDDTNAAQSAIAWFDGRDFNGCTIKVSLAQRQNNWKGRGGGSGGGGGFGGRGGPGGGGGRGGGGRFDRGGGGGPGGDYDSGRGGGGDRGGRGRMGGGGGGGGGGGNVPQREGDWKCSSCNNTNFAWRNECNRCKEPKSDGDNEGGSGGGGGGYGGGGYGGGSGGGGYGGDRGSGGGGYGNNDRGGGGGGYGNRDRGNGGGGGGGGGFNRFGGGGGGGRGGGGGGGRGMGGGGRRDGGGGPVRNDGGNRPRPY from the exons ATGGCGGTGCTAGTGGCGGAGGAGGTTACAATAATTTTTCTGTACCACCACCGAATTTCCAGCAGCAAATGCAACCAAAAAGTGGCGGCTACAACGATCAATCTTCGTACAACAAAggag GTTATGATTCAGGTAGTCGCAGCGgaggtggtggtggcggcggcggttGGCAAGACCGTGGAAGCGGCGGAGGCGGCGGTTATGG GCGGATATGGTGGAGGCGGCGGCGGTGGTGCTGGCGAAATGGTTACTCAAGAAGACACCATCTTTGTCTCCGGCATGGATCCTGCGACCGATGAAATGGCAATTGAAACGCATTTCGGCGCTATAGGCATAATTAAG AAAGATAAACGTACTATGAAGCCTAAAATTTGGTTATACAAACACAAAGATACCGGCGTGTCAAAAGGTGAAGCTACCGTAACCTATGATGATACAAATGCCGCACAATCAGCCATCGCATGGTTTGATGGCCGAGATTTCAATGGCTGTACGATTAAAGTTTCGTTAGCGCAACGTCAAAATAACTGGAAAGGTCGCGGAGGCGGTAGTGGTGGCGGCGGTGGTTTCGGTGGCCGTGGCGGTCCCGGTGGTGGCGGTGGACGTGGTGGAGGCGGTAGATTTGATCGCGGCGGTGGTGGCGGACCGGGTGGTGATTATGATTCCGGTCGCGGAGGTGGTGGAGATCGTGGTGGCCGTGGTAGAATGGGAGGTGGCGGCGGAGGCGGAGGTGGTGGTGGTAACGTGCCACAACGCGAAGGTGACTGGAAATGTAGCAGTTGTAATAATACCAACTTTGCTTGGCGCAACGAGTGCAATAG GTGTAAAGAACCTAAAAGTGATGGTGATAATGAAGGCggtagtggtggtggtggcggcggctATGGCGGAGGTGGCTATGGCGGCGGCAGCGGTGGTGGTGGTTACGGCGGTGACCGCGGTAGTGGTGGTGGCGGTTATGGCAACAACGATCGcggtggcggcggtggtggtTATGGCAACCGAGATCGCGGTAATGGCGGaggtggcggcggcggtggtggttTCAACCGCTTCggaggtggtggtggtggcggccgaggaggcggcggcggcggtggccgCGGAATGGGTGGTGGTGGTCGCCGCGATGGAGGCGGTGGTCCGGTTAGAAATGACGGAGGCAATCGGCCCAGACCTTATTAA
- the LOC109579296 gene encoding loricrin, translating into MKVFVCLLAVCAIANAGIIGGGGGGWSSGGGGGGGWSSGGGGGGGGSVKIVKIIDAGSGGHGGGGGGGGWSSGGGGGGGWSGGGGGGGADVKIIKVISHGGGGGGGGGGGWSSGGGGGGWSSGGGGGGWSSGGGGGGGSVKIIKVISEGGSGGGGGGWSSGGGGGWSSGGGGW; encoded by the exons ATGAAG GTATTTGTGTGTTTATTGGCGGTTTGCGCCATTGCGAATGCAGGCATTattggcggcggcggcggtggttgGTCCAGCGGCGGAGGCGGTGGTGGCGGCTGGTctagcggcggcggcggcggtggcggcggcaGTGTCAAGATTGTGAAGATCATTGATGCTGGTTCCGGCGGCcatggtggcggcggcggcggtggtggttGGTCAAGTGGTGGAGGCGGCGGTGGCGGCTGGTCcggtggtggcggcggcggcggtgccGATGTCAAGATCATCAAAGTCATCTCACATggcggtggtggcggcggcggcggcggtggcggttGGTCtagcggtggtggtggtggcggttggtccagcggcggcggcggtggcggctgGTCTagcggtggtggtggcggcggcggctcCGTCAAGATCATTAAGGTCATCTCAGAAGGAGGTagcggtggcggcggcggcggttgGTCCAGCGGTGGCGGCGGTGGTTGGTCTAGCGGTGGTGGTGGTTGGTAA